Proteins encoded within one genomic window of uncultured Desulfobacter sp.:
- the vnfD gene encoding nitrogenase vanadium-iron protein, alpha chain, with product MPLIKFECDASIPEREKHCYIKKPGEDTTQYLPLSNIATIPGSLSERGCSYCGAKLVIGGVVKDAIQMIHGPVGCAYDTWHTKRYPSDNDNFQLKYVWSTGLKEKDVIFGAEKILRKSINEAFDEMPDVKRMFLYTTCTTALIGDDPKAVAAEVMAARPDVDIFVVECPGFAGVSQSKGHHVLNIGWMKDKVGTYEPKITSEYTLNFIGDYNIQNDTLLLTEYLEKMGIQVIAHFTGNTNYDDLCGMHRAKLNVVNCARSAGYIANELKKKYGIPRLDIDAWGFDYTAEGLRKIGAFFGLEKEAEEIIAEESAKWRPKLDWYKEKLTGKKMCIWTGGPRLWHWTRAVEDDLGIEVVAMSSKFGHQEDFEKVIARGRVGTVYIDDANELEFFEVIDMVKPDIIFTGPRVGDLVKKLHIPYINGHAYHNGPYMGFEGFVNMARDIYNATTSPIWELAGQDIRDLSYGNNATEDIVELPSAEAS from the coding sequence ATGCCATTGATTAAGTTTGAGTGCGATGCCTCAATTCCGGAAAGGGAAAAGCATTGTTATATAAAAAAGCCGGGTGAAGATACAACTCAGTATCTTCCTTTATCAAATATTGCAACGATACCGGGATCGTTATCCGAACGGGGATGCAGTTATTGTGGCGCCAAGTTAGTAATCGGCGGCGTGGTTAAAGATGCCATACAGATGATACATGGCCCTGTTGGGTGTGCTTATGACACATGGCACACCAAGCGGTACCCAAGTGACAATGATAATTTTCAGCTCAAATATGTGTGGTCCACGGGGTTGAAAGAAAAGGACGTTATTTTTGGTGCGGAAAAGATCTTGAGAAAGAGCATCAATGAAGCATTCGATGAGATGCCGGATGTGAAACGAATGTTTCTATATACAACGTGCACCACAGCCTTGATTGGCGATGACCCTAAAGCCGTTGCAGCGGAGGTGATGGCTGCCCGGCCTGATGTTGATATTTTTGTTGTCGAATGCCCCGGGTTTGCAGGGGTAAGCCAGTCAAAAGGCCATCATGTATTAAATATAGGCTGGATGAAAGATAAGGTCGGAACGTATGAACCCAAAATCACCAGCGAATATACGTTAAATTTTATAGGTGACTATAATATACAAAATGACACATTGCTTTTAACTGAATACCTGGAAAAAATGGGAATTCAGGTCATTGCCCATTTTACCGGCAATACCAATTATGATGATTTATGCGGCATGCACCGCGCAAAACTCAATGTCGTAAACTGTGCGCGCTCAGCGGGCTACATCGCCAACGAACTCAAAAAGAAATACGGAATCCCGAGACTTGACATTGACGCATGGGGGTTTGACTACACAGCTGAGGGATTAAGAAAGATCGGTGCGTTCTTCGGATTGGAAAAAGAAGCCGAAGAAATAATCGCGGAGGAATCTGCCAAGTGGCGGCCTAAGCTCGACTGGTACAAGGAAAAGTTAACCGGTAAAAAAATGTGTATCTGGACAGGGGGGCCGCGTCTGTGGCATTGGACGCGGGCAGTTGAAGATGATCTTGGTATCGAGGTGGTTGCCATGTCCAGCAAGTTCGGCCACCAGGAGGACTTTGAAAAAGTTATCGCACGCGGCAGAGTCGGGACAGTTTACATTGATGATGCCAACGAGCTGGAATTTTTTGAGGTCATCGACATGGTGAAGCCCGATATAATTTTTACAGGGCCCCGGGTTGGTGATTTAGTTAAAAAACTTCACATACCGTATATCAACGGCCATGCATATCATAACGGTCCTTATATGGGATTTGAGGGCTTTGTAAACATGGCACGGGATATCTACAATGCGACGACTTCGCCAATATGGGAACTGGCCGGACAGGACATTCGGGATCTTTCGTATGGTAACAATGCGACTGAAGATATTGTTGAATTGCCGTCAGCGGAGGCTTCATGA
- the anfO gene encoding Fe-only nitrogenase accessory protein AnfO has protein sequence MKIAAYVNGVNHISNFYEEGKVVLFDNCTGSWALDKEEKIKLDYDMGVAAIRNKLRKLVKNLDGCKIFVAGATRGVPYAILEGMGFNIWKSSGDVTQYLDYIEEKEQEEKERKNKPPVEPFVIGDIRDCIFEIDLRVVLEAHAGLTSKSVLIPFFRKTSFNKLTVYCDHLPPWFEHQLGGFKLAAETQEFEDYVKVTIVPND, from the coding sequence ATGAAAATAGCGGCATATGTAAACGGAGTTAATCACATATCGAATTTTTATGAAGAAGGAAAGGTCGTTCTGTTTGATAATTGTACCGGAAGCTGGGCCCTTGATAAGGAAGAAAAAATAAAGCTGGATTATGATATGGGTGTCGCTGCGATCCGGAACAAGCTTAGAAAATTGGTAAAAAATCTTGACGGGTGCAAGATCTTTGTGGCCGGAGCAACCCGGGGAGTTCCATACGCAATACTTGAAGGCATGGGATTTAATATCTGGAAATCATCCGGAGATGTTACACAGTATCTTGATTATATAGAGGAAAAGGAACAGGAGGAAAAAGAGAGAAAGAATAAGCCTCCGGTAGAACCCTTCGTTATCGGTGATATCAGGGACTGTATTTTTGAAATTGATTTAAGGGTTGTTCTTGAAGCACATGCAGGCCTGACATCAAAGAGCGTATTGATCCCTTTTTTTAGAAAAACGTCCTTTAATAAACTGACGGTTTATTGTGACCATCTGCCCCCGTGGTTTGAACACCAACTGGGAGGATTTAAATTAGCCGCAGAGACCCAAGAATTTGAAGACTATGTAAAAGTGACGATTGTACCAAATGACTGA
- a CDS encoding Fe-only/vanadium nitrogenase subunit delta yields the protein MMKDKIEEVVNYIQERCLWQFVSRSWDREENIQGIMEMAVSLFNDEKVVLETDYDRCWFADAKIFISDVKRLFSWSKDLTKEESKALFTGVKDRMLEITVEKSRNEELNVPYY from the coding sequence ATGATGAAAGACAAAATTGAAGAGGTTGTTAATTATATTCAGGAAAGATGTCTTTGGCAGTTTGTTTCCCGCAGTTGGGACAGAGAAGAAAACATTCAGGGCATCATGGAGATGGCAGTCAGCTTGTTTAATGATGAAAAAGTAGTACTGGAAACAGATTACGACCGATGCTGGTTTGCCGATGCCAAGATTTTTATTTCGGATGTTAAAAGGCTCTTTTCATGGTCAAAGGACTTAACAAAAGAAGAGTCAAAAGCGCTTTTTACCGGCGTAAAGGACAGAATGCTCGAGATAACAGTCGAAAAATCACGAAATGAAGAATTAAATGTTCCCTATTATTAA
- a CDS encoding nitrogenase component 1: MGCSVEERKRTGIINPVFTCQPAGAQYVGIGIKDCISLVHGGQGCCMFVRLLFAQHFKENFDIGSSSVHEDAAVFGAIKRVEEGVDALIKRYPHVRVIPIISTCSTEIIGDDIDGLVTKLKRTYPDSNVHFIPVHAPSFVGSQISGYDVATKAVFQHIAEKGEAGDKINVITGWFNPGDLKEIKHYFKEMAVDATFFFDIETFDSPMMPDKSSFSHGNTTVEDIKDSANAKATITMARYEGMRTGQFLEDKFDVPHSPVPMPIGIKNTDCLLGEISKLSGQPIPQSLVEERGRALDALADLAHMFFANKKVAIYGSADMVLGLAQFCIEVELQPVFLMIGDENSKYGNDPRIAELQNMSLDYNIEIITNSDLWELEKRLKNNSLDLDLIMGHSKGRWVAIDNNIPMVRVGFPTFDRAGLYRHPIVGYAGAVFLGETIANTIFTDMEYKKDREWLLNVW, translated from the coding sequence ATGGGATGTTCAGTGGAAGAAAGAAAACGAACTGGTATAATTAATCCCGTTTTTACATGCCAGCCCGCAGGGGCGCAATATGTCGGTATTGGTATAAAAGACTGCATTTCTCTGGTTCATGGCGGGCAGGGGTGCTGTATGTTTGTCCGCTTGCTGTTTGCTCAGCACTTTAAAGAAAATTTTGATATCGGATCGTCGTCAGTGCATGAAGATGCGGCCGTTTTTGGGGCAATAAAAAGGGTAGAAGAGGGAGTTGATGCCCTCATTAAACGATATCCGCATGTGAGGGTTATTCCTATCATCTCGACATGTTCAACGGAGATCATAGGCGATGACATTGACGGACTGGTCACCAAACTGAAGAGAACATATCCGGATAGTAACGTCCATTTTATTCCTGTACATGCACCCAGCTTTGTCGGAAGCCAGATCAGCGGGTATGATGTTGCGACAAAAGCTGTTTTCCAACACATAGCCGAAAAAGGTGAAGCCGGCGACAAAATTAATGTGATTACCGGCTGGTTTAATCCGGGGGATTTGAAAGAAATAAAACATTATTTTAAAGAGATGGCGGTCGACGCAACATTCTTTTTTGATATTGAGACATTTGATTCGCCTATGATGCCTGATAAGTCATCCTTCAGTCACGGCAACACCACTGTAGAGGACATCAAGGACAGTGCCAATGCCAAAGCGACCATAACAATGGCACGATATGAGGGTATGCGCACAGGACAATTTTTGGAAGACAAGTTTGACGTTCCACACAGCCCTGTGCCCATGCCCATCGGAATCAAAAACACGGATTGTCTGCTCGGTGAAATCTCAAAATTATCCGGACAGCCGATACCGCAATCGCTGGTTGAAGAAAGAGGTCGTGCGCTTGATGCTTTGGCCGATTTGGCCCATATGTTTTTCGCAAATAAGAAAGTTGCCATCTACGGCAGTGCGGATATGGTGCTGGGGTTGGCTCAATTTTGTATTGAAGTTGAGTTGCAGCCGGTATTTCTAATGATCGGTGATGAAAACTCAAAATACGGGAATGATCCGCGGATTGCTGAACTTCAGAACATGTCTCTGGATTATAATATTGAAATTATCACCAACTCAGACCTCTGGGAGTTGGAGAAAAGGCTAAAAAATAATAGTCTCGACCTTGATCTGATCATGGGGCACTCAAAAGGAAGATGGGTTGCCATTGACAATAATATTCCGATGGTGCGGGTGGGTTTTCCGACATTTGACAGAGCCGGGCTGTACCGTCATCCCATTGTAGGATATGCGGGAGCCGTATTTTTAGGTGAGACGATAGCAAACACAATATTTACGGATATGGAATACAAAAAGGACCGGGAGTGGTTGCTGAACGTCTGGTAA
- a CDS encoding nitrogenase component 1, translating to MNNTDEKTDIKISDRIVFLGKLSELYDLSKKGEIATKLQGSHTRACKFWTAMKILSGVKNSIVITHGPSGCAYGVKQAYKLTNCRNSGSLYEPVLSTGMDQAKVIYGGEKELKTALFEVEAKYSPDVIFVATSCAAGIIGDNVDDIIEKMRSKINAEILPIHCEGFAGEYRSGFDLVFRELVKFMDPPDSDMKEELSRSVNIVGSKMGPERTEIDTDVKELIRLLTDMGAQINAVIAGNCSLEELKRAPSVAVNCTLCLDIGYAIGMAMLDEFGTPLNSTILPYGIAATVKWLEGCSKALELEEECRHLIDREYAAIKDDFQHLKKYLEGKTAIIEGHDAIKSLAIAHMLEMDLGMQAVIYNFHPWSTEARETSIDYLLETGFDPQILITKGTLSFGKYESMQQTEEELLSFIGNLDKNSTVYFGSSLSFPCIPVVDLNAILNRPRFGFRGALKVAQCIKTALEYSFRPRSELMKEIVFPKKGGLGSAQSLTPKLSSEVPDCTMYARGGKRGRLCCMN from the coding sequence ATGAATAATACAGACGAAAAAACGGATATAAAAATTTCCGATCGTATTGTTTTTCTGGGGAAATTATCAGAGTTGTACGATTTATCAAAAAAAGGGGAAATTGCAACCAAACTGCAAGGCAGCCATACCCGTGCGTGTAAATTCTGGACTGCGATGAAAATACTGAGCGGTGTTAAAAATTCAATCGTTATTACGCATGGTCCATCCGGGTGTGCTTATGGCGTAAAACAGGCGTATAAACTGACAAACTGCAGGAACAGCGGCTCTCTTTATGAACCGGTGTTAAGCACTGGAATGGACCAGGCTAAGGTCATTTACGGCGGGGAAAAGGAATTAAAAACAGCGTTATTTGAAGTTGAGGCAAAATATTCCCCGGATGTGATTTTTGTGGCGACGAGCTGTGCCGCAGGAATTATCGGTGACAACGTTGATGATATCATCGAAAAAATGCGGTCGAAGATTAACGCTGAAATCTTGCCTATCCATTGCGAGGGCTTTGCCGGCGAGTACAGAAGCGGATTTGATCTGGTATTTCGTGAGTTGGTAAAATTTATGGACCCGCCGGACAGTGACATGAAAGAAGAACTGTCCAGATCGGTAAACATTGTTGGTTCTAAAATGGGACCGGAAAGAACAGAAATTGATACGGATGTCAAGGAACTCATTAGACTGTTAACCGACATGGGGGCACAGATTAATGCCGTTATCGCGGGCAACTGTTCTCTGGAAGAACTGAAACGAGCCCCAAGTGTTGCCGTCAACTGCACACTTTGTCTTGATATCGGGTATGCCATTGGCATGGCAATGCTTGACGAATTTGGCACACCGCTTAATTCAACAATTCTTCCTTATGGCATTGCGGCAACAGTCAAGTGGCTTGAGGGATGTTCCAAAGCACTTGAACTCGAAGAAGAGTGCCGGCACCTGATCGATAGGGAATATGCTGCGATAAAAGATGATTTTCAACATTTAAAAAAATATCTGGAAGGCAAGACGGCCATCATAGAAGGTCACGATGCAATAAAATCCCTGGCCATTGCCCATATGCTGGAAATGGATCTTGGGATGCAGGCAGTCATTTACAATTTTCACCCATGGAGCACCGAGGCCAGGGAAACCAGTATTGATTATCTTCTTGAAACAGGTTTTGATCCGCAGATACTTATTACCAAAGGTACGCTTTCCTTTGGTAAATATGAGTCAATGCAGCAGACTGAAGAAGAGTTACTTTCATTTATAGGTAATCTTGATAAGAATAGCACCGTTTATTTTGGTTCCTCTCTGAGTTTTCCTTGTATTCCTGTTGTTGATCTCAATGCCATATTAAACCGGCCGCGATTTGGTTTTCGTGGGGCGTTAAAGGTTGCCCAATGCATCAAGACCGCCCTGGAATATTCCTTTCGCCCGCGAAGTGAACTTATGAAAGAAATTGTTTTTCCAAAAAAAGGAGGCTTGGGAAGCGCCCAGTCGCTCACACCGAAACTTTCATCGGAAGTTCCGGATTGCACAATGTATGCTAGAGGAGGAAAGCGAGGCCGATTATGCTGCATGAATTAA
- the nifH gene encoding nitrogenase iron protein — translation MTRKVAFYGKGGIGKSTTQQNTAAAMAYFYDSKIFIHGCDPKADSNRLILGGMHQKTLMDTLRDEGEDKVTVENVVQTGYGNIRCVESGGPEPGVGCAGRGVITAINLMEEVGAYTPDLDFVFFDVLGDVVCGGFAMPIRDGKAEEVYIVASGEMMAVYAANNICKGLLKYAEQSGVRLGGIICNSRKVDNELELMNEFTEALGTQLIHFVPRDNIVQKAEFNKKTVIEYDDSCNQATEYKELARKIIENENLIIPTPLAMDELEHMVAKYGLMS, via the coding sequence ATGACACGTAAAGTCGCATTTTATGGCAAAGGTGGTATCGGTAAATCTACTACACAGCAGAATACCGCTGCAGCAATGGCATATTTTTATGATAGTAAAATTTTTATTCATGGGTGTGATCCCAAGGCTGATTCAAATCGCCTGATTTTGGGCGGCATGCATCAGAAAACATTAATGGATACACTTCGCGATGAAGGTGAAGACAAAGTCACTGTTGAGAATGTGGTGCAGACCGGTTATGGAAACATTCGTTGTGTTGAATCCGGCGGACCGGAACCGGGTGTGGGGTGTGCCGGTCGTGGGGTTATTACTGCAATTAACCTTATGGAAGAAGTCGGCGCATATACACCTGATCTTGATTTTGTTTTCTTCGATGTCCTCGGTGATGTTGTCTGTGGCGGTTTTGCCATGCCTATAAGGGACGGCAAAGCTGAAGAGGTTTATATCGTTGCTTCCGGCGAAATGATGGCTGTCTATGCTGCAAACAATATCTGTAAAGGGCTTCTTAAATATGCAGAACAAAGTGGTGTGCGGTTAGGCGGCATTATCTGCAACAGCAGAAAAGTAGATAATGAACTTGAGCTTATGAACGAGTTCACTGAAGCGCTCGGTACGCAGCTTATCCATTTTGTACCGCGGGATAATATCGTACAGAAGGCCGAGTTTAATAAAAAGACGGTTATTGAATATGATGACTCCTGCAATCAGGCCACTGAATATAAAGAGCTTGCCCGCAAGATCATTGAAAATGAGAATCTTATTATTCCAACGCCTTTGGCTATGGATGAATTAGAGCATATGGTCGCTAAATACGGATTAATGAGCTGA
- a CDS encoding nitrogenase component 1: MLHELKFQNCENSKDPLTSCALEGVALVLAGINDVGVVIHSPQGCSATVANAYDMHEIDFTMRKVGCSRLFESDIIMGASEKLKKLIIEADAAYSTEVLFVVGTCAADIIGEDLEAVCRSLEGKISAKLVPVMAGGFRGDAYNGINLGLETILKLMDKEPPDYSECDSEGKKVINFLVPQGSLNPTWWADAQWLKKIVQRLGGAAGTVLPRKATLSEVRNFGSTGVNILLNHDVGFDFARQLRLRGAATIFDDMPLPVGIENTKKFLLRLGGYLGNVEEARAIIDNGEKMVVDLLRKRGLMIIPRYRNCKIAVSADFTIGVPLVRTLFKELEMIPELLLFRGDSKHGRALLERELNDLGISPKVVFNADGWKIKEALKSVEVDAVLGSSWEKYIAEELGIQFTFDLFYPTNRDIYIDREFFGYTGFLNILEIIANDWEHGLRSKHIAWERYAS; this comes from the coding sequence ATGCTGCATGAATTAAAATTTCAGAACTGTGAAAATTCAAAGGATCCTTTGACCTCCTGCGCACTGGAGGGTGTTGCCCTTGTCCTGGCAGGGATAAACGATGTTGGTGTTGTCATACACTCCCCCCAGGGATGTTCGGCAACCGTGGCAAATGCATATGATATGCATGAAATAGATTTTACGATGAGAAAGGTCGGGTGCAGCAGGCTTTTTGAATCGGATATTATTATGGGGGCCTCTGAAAAGCTTAAAAAATTAATTATTGAAGCAGATGCAGCCTATAGCACAGAGGTTCTTTTTGTGGTCGGCACCTGTGCCGCGGATATCATCGGTGAAGACCTGGAGGCGGTCTGCAGAAGTCTTGAAGGCAAGATCAGCGCAAAATTGGTTCCGGTGATGGCCGGCGGATTCAGGGGCGATGCCTATAACGGTATCAATCTGGGGTTGGAAACCATCCTGAAACTCATGGACAAAGAGCCGCCTGATTATTCGGAATGCGATAGTGAAGGAAAGAAGGTCATTAATTTTCTTGTACCCCAGGGCAGCCTTAATCCGACCTGGTGGGCGGATGCCCAGTGGCTCAAAAAAATCGTTCAGCGTTTAGGAGGGGCCGCCGGCACTGTTTTACCCAGAAAGGCAACACTCAGTGAAGTTCGAAATTTTGGCTCAACAGGGGTCAATATTCTCTTGAATCATGATGTGGGGTTTGATTTTGCCCGGCAGCTAAGGCTTCGGGGTGCGGCAACGATATTTGATGATATGCCCCTGCCCGTTGGTATTGAAAATACAAAAAAGTTTTTATTACGCCTTGGAGGGTATCTCGGCAATGTTGAAGAGGCCCGGGCAATCATCGACAATGGGGAAAAAATGGTCGTTGACCTTCTGCGAAAGCGGGGCTTAATGATTATTCCCCGGTACCGCAATTGCAAAATAGCTGTCAGTGCTGATTTCACCATTGGCGTCCCCCTTGTCCGTACGCTTTTTAAAGAGCTGGAAATGATACCTGAGTTGTTGTTGTTCAGGGGTGATTCGAAACATGGCCGCGCATTACTCGAAAGAGAGTTAAATGATCTGGGTATCAGCCCAAAAGTTGTATTTAATGCTGATGGCTGGAAAATCAAAGAAGCACTGAAATCCGTAGAAGTGGATGCTGTTTTGGGATCGTCATGGGAGAAATACATTGCTGAAGAGTTAGGCATTCAGTTTACGTTTGATCTTTTTTATCCGACGAACCGGGACATCTATATTGACCGCGAGTTCTTCGGCTACACCGGTTTTTTAAACATATTGGAAATTATTGCCAACGACTGGGAACACGGACTCAGATCAAAGCATATCGCCTGGGAACGATATGCATCATAA